A window from Podospora bellae-mahoneyi strain CBS 112042 chromosome 1 map unlocalized CBS112042p_1, whole genome shotgun sequence encodes these proteins:
- a CDS encoding uncharacterized protein (EggNog:ENOG503NVPG; COG:S) translates to MADQPDIEAYQPDIETYHKHLPDLSIPRFTEMQKQDAHEYAKAFIEEGNPPWLHGLYLHWLKLYQEPFKGVTSDGNVKPNLFHLSPEEIPISSIVTATTNLLSLLSPSQLKSTLYHIDSPEWRTWSNPEFLLSNKGIRLDELTPLIRDAVLSVLQSSLSPEGYHKALSAMRINHFLGELVSAPKICNEHSYNFVLFGSPSTTTPWGYSFYGHHLCLNLFFYKDQVVISPWFTGAEPNMIDSGPYKGTQILQREEKLGLQLMQSLPAEKQTLAQVYKNLKDDAMPKGRWNHDDQRHLCGAYRDNRVVPYEGVLVSEMTQSQQDLVAEILDEYLLYLPSTARKIRLEQLKEWFHETYFCWIGGFGDHDAFYYRVQSPVILVEFDHHSGVFLTNKEPAKFHIHTLLRTPNGGDYGMALRGLVKEGVVEQRYLWEP, encoded by the exons ATGGCAGACCAACCAGACATCGAGGCATACCAACCAGACATCGAGACATACCATAAGCACCTCCCTGACTTGTCCATCCCCCGCTTCACTGAGATGCAAAAGCAGGATGCTCATGAATATGCCAAAGCATTCATTGAAGAGGGGAACCCCCCATGGCTTCATGGCCTCTACCTTCACTGGCTGAAGCTCTACCAGGAGCCTTTCAAGGGCGTAACCAGCGATG GAAACGTAAAACCaaacctcttccacctctccccagaAGAAATCCCCATCTCTTCCATagtcaccgccaccaccaacctcctctccctgtTGTCTCCTTCCCAACTCAAATCCACCCTCTACCACATCGACTCCCCCGAATGGCGCACCTGGTCCAACCCCGaattcctcctctccaacaaagGCATCCGCCTCGACGAGCTCACCCCCCTAATCCGGGATGCCGTCCTCTCAGTCCTCcaatcctccctctcccccgagGGCTACCACAAAGCCCTCTCGGCCATGCGCATCAACCACTTCCTCGGCGAGCTCGTCTCCGCCCCGAAGATCTGCAACGAGCACTCCTACAACTTTGTCCTCTTcggctccccctccaccacaacaccctGGGGCTACTCCTTCTacggccaccacctctgcctcaacctcttcttctacAAAGACCAAGTGGTGATAAGCCCGTGGTTCACAGGTGCAGAGCCAAACATGATTGACTCGGGCCCCTACAAAGGAACCCAAATCCTGCAGcgggaggagaagttggggtTGCAGCTGATGCAGTCTTTACCGGCTGAGAAACAAACACTCGCGCAGGTGTATAAGAATTTAAAAGATGACGCCATGCcaaaggggaggtggaacCACGACGACCAACGCCACCTTTGCGGTGCCTATCGGGACAATAGGGTTGTTCCTTATGAGGGGGTGTTAGTCTCGGAGATGACCCAGTCCCAACAGGATCTCGTGGCTGAGATCTTGGACGAGTACCTCCTCTACCTCCCTTCCACTGCGAGAAAGATCAGACTTGAGCAGCTGAAGGAGTGGTTTCACGAGACGTACTTTTGTTGGATTGGCGGGTTTGGGGATCACGATGCGTTTTACTACCGGGTTCAGAGCCCCGTGATTTTGGTCGAGTTTGATCACCACTCGGGGGTTTTCTTGACGAATAAGGAGCCGGCAAAGTTTCATATTCATACGCTGCTTAGGACGCCGAATGGGGGGGATTATGGGATggcgttgagggggttggtgaaggagggggtggtggagcaGAGGTATCTTTGGGAACCGTAG
- a CDS encoding uncharacterized protein (EggNog:ENOG503P577): MPSSATVTLFQTLDVESLDSGNQLPGDAVAKVKSQPDFQQGFLGQKLEDPKTWVLATEWSSASAAKQCITSIKDHVRAQETFIYQFDTAVLKAPCTEVFTAFETEEGFEEQVGRFVSAVEGDKLEGYKGADYGAEVKVDRDGAGEKSVRMVIGWVSKEAHVEAKGKPGAIQENIGELRAKRKGVDLFHVNFKGL; the protein is encoded by the exons ATGCCATCGTCCGCCACCGTCACACTCTTCCAAACACTCGACGTCGAGTCTCTCGACTCTGGCAATCAACTTCCGGGAGATGCTGTAGCCAAAGTCAAGTCCCAGCCTGATTTCCAGCAAGGTTTCCTTGGCCAAAAGCTCGAGGATCCAAAGACCTGGGTGCTGGCAACTG AATGGTCATCCGCCTCTGCAGCAAAGCagtgcatcaccagcatcaaGGATCATGTCAGGGCTCAAGAGACATTTATTTATCAGTTTGACACAGCTGTGTTGAAGGCGCCATGCACTGAGGTGTTTACTGCTTttgagacggaggaggggtttgaggagcAGGTTGGGCGGTTTGTCAGTGCTGTTGAGGGGGATAAGCTGGAGGGGTATAAGGGTGCGGATTATGGGGCGGAGGTGAAGGTTGATAGGGATGGGGCTGGGGAGAAGAGTGTGAGGATGGTTATTGGGTGGGTCAGTAAGGAGGCGCATGTTGAGGCTAAGGGGAAGCCGGGAG CTATTCAGGAGAATATTGGGGAGTTGAGagcgaagaggaagggggtggatttgTTCCATGTTAACTTTAAGGGGCTGTGA
- a CDS encoding uncharacterized protein (EggNog:ENOG503P2JM; COG:I): protein MWTLLCQTRLDRRLGGLVATKTWLPFAKNIEKILAGRGNASQDDRSDSDAFVESMTSAWITAPSRSLLSTPMFLGHGTDDAMVDVQLGREARDVLSKVGFRVEWKEYLGAELEGHWIKVPEEVDDITAFLKRSTGSD from the coding sequence ATGTGGACATTGTTATGCCAAACAAGGCTTGACAGAAGACTAGGAGGGTTGGTAGCGACCAAAACATGGCTTCCGTTCGCCAAGAATATCGAAAAGATTCTTGCTGGGAGAGGAAATGCTTCACAGGACGACAGGTCTGATTCGGATGCTTTTGTGGAGAGCATGACATCGGCATGGATCACGGCACCAAGCCGCTCTCTCTTGTCAACACCTATGTTTCTAGGCCACGGGACCGACGATGCTATGGTTGATGTTCAGCTCGGACGTGAGGCCAGAGATGTGCTCTCCAAAGTAGGGTTTCGGGTTGAGTGGAAGGAGTACTTGGGTGCAGAGTTGGAAGGTCACTGGATCAAGGTGccagaggaggttgatgatatCACGGCCTTTTTGAAAAGATCTACCGGTAGTGATTAA
- a CDS encoding uncharacterized protein (EggNog:ENOG503P2JM; COG:I), with the protein MECTKDTTQDTGPDQLQQSVATGWATFLAAQHWSREVDSLRRSLNEHIKQTSTQHELLSVAVVQSKPSSPVTEASLENHLESLRQEMTESMSQLSQKITSHEERTEHLRSLTSDDIKDVQEKYLSALGMVEYLQGELRDMRSDKVNTENKLTALERDTENKLTALGRQIAALLPPQTPLPDEAVSFLNQLVSRRAEVMRILSLPCHEEFTQLQQTHVTGATANPEHTTIPTNPPRLNNTNTTPTSASSITDIQIHVPDRRQRQNTVSKHSQPYMAVITRKQPKRKAAEPPQTQPSSKRAMPPGTSSTKTSLVNPPKTVPADAQDTKDLYHRFRSRYDTNPPQDQVRGIWRFINQIKNPDVAKHLQESLVISLPEYVKLGSRSRLATQVNGVQRIFITISGKVTWKMFSEAFDKYAALHLKE; encoded by the exons ATGGAGTGTACCAAGGACACCACCCAGGACACAGGTCCAGACCAGCTTCAACAATCCGTTGCCACCGGCTGGGCTACCTTTCTCGCTGCCCAGCATTGGTCCCGGGAAGTAGATTCCCTCAGAAGGTCCCTCAACGAGCACATCAAGCAGACAAGCACACAGCATGAGCTTTTGtccgttgctgttgtgcaGTCCAAACCAAGCTCTCCTGTTACTGAAGCCAGCCTTGAAAACCACCTCGAATCATTGCGGCAGGAAATGACGGAGAGCATGTCTCAGCTCTCGCAAAAAATTACATCTCACGAGGAGAGAACTGAACATCTCCGGTCTCTCACATCTGATGATATCAAGGACGTTCAAGAGAAGTACTTGTCAGCGCTCGGCATGGTCGAATACCTGCAGGGGGAGCTACGAGACATGAGATCAGACAAGGTCAACACGGAAAACAAGCTCACGGCGCTAGAGCGAGATACTGAAAACAAACTCACGGCATTGGGACGCCAGATTGCTGCTCTACTACCGCCTCAAACACCCTTGCCCGACGAGGCCGTCAGTTTCCTCAACCAGCTCGTCTCTCGTCGTGCTGAAGTGATGAGAATCCTCAGCCTCCCCTGCCATGAAGAGTTCACACAGTTGCAGCAAACCCATG TCACTGGAGCCACTGCCAACCCCGAACATACTACCATACCGACAAACCCGCCTAGGCTCAATaacacaaacaccacacccacttcagcatcatccatcacAGACATTCAAATCCACGTGCCGGACAGAAGGCAGAGGCAGAACACAGTGAGCAAACACAGTCAGCCCTACATGGCGGTTATCACTCGAAAGCAGCCCAAACGGAAGGCCGCAGAGCCTCCCCAGACACAACCCAGTTCAAAAAGGGCCATGCCACCGGGGACATCTTCAACCAAAACCAGCCTCGTTAACCCGCCAAAGACGGTCCCTGCTGATGCCCAAGACACAAAGGATCTCTACCACCGGTTCCGGAGCCGGTATGACACCAACCCGCCCCAGGATCAAGTAAGGGGCATCTGGAGATTCATCAACCAGATAAAGAATCCCGACGTCGCAAAGCATCTTCAGGAGTCTCTTGTCATCTCCCTGCCCGAGTACGTGAAGTTGGGTTCAAGAAGTCGACTGGCGACACAAGTCAACGGCGTCCAGAGAATTTTCATTACGATATCTGGGAAAGTGACCTGGAAGATGTTCTCCGAGGCGTTTGACAAGTATGCGGCTTTGCATTTGAAGGAGTGA